The Armatimonadota bacterium nucleotide sequence CCGCCCTTTGGCAGGGCGCTATACACGGCCAGGGAGCGACGACCATCTGGGTCTGGGATCGCGCTGCCGACAGGGACGATCCCGCCTACGTCTGGTCGGCGCCATTCTACGGAAACGTCATGGACCGCCCGGGATGCGCCGAAGCGGTCGGGCGCACATGCCTCGACCTCAACCGGTTCGCGGACGAGGTTACCGCCCTCCAGAACGCGAAGTCGCCGGTCGCGATCGTTTTCTCGATGGCGTCGCTGATCCACAGCCCCAGGTATCCCGACGCGGCCGGCCGTGCGTACACGGCCCTCAACTTCTGCGGCGTCAATGTGGATTTCATCTCGGAGAGGCAGCTTGCCGCGGGGAAGGGCAAGGACTACAGCATGATCGTCCTCCCCGAGGTGACGCATCTTCCCCGGGCGGCGTTCGATGCTTTGGCCAGAGTCGGCATTGACACGCGCCTGGTGGTCATCGGTGAGGGGCCGCAGAAGGACCCCTACGGCAGCGCTCTTGACCAGGCCGCGGTCAGGTTCGTGAGGGACAGCTATCCCCTGCCGGCCGATGCTGACTCCGAGAAGCAGATGTGGCCGTTCTTCATAGACCTCCTCGAAGCCGCCCATGCTCTACCCGAGGTCCGCGTAGTCGATGCGAAGACCGGCGAACCCGTGTGGGGCGTCGAATGGCTCGCGGCTAAGGTCGGCGACCGCCAGTTGGTCAACGTCGTTGATCTGCTGAGCAGGCCGGTCAACGTGAAGTTGATATCGCGCAGGAACGTGATCTACGAGAGACTGACCGCGGAGGATCCCGTCCTCGAGGCTGCCGATCTCCTCAGCCTAGGCGGAAAGTCCAAGGTAGAGACTCTCCTCCCGATGGTGCCGGTTCTCGCCCAGATCGCGCAGTAACCAAGGGAGCAACCAATGAATCCGATCACACGTCGTGAGTTCATGAGTCGGGGGGCGGCCGCTGCCGGAGTCCTGGCAGCCGGTCTATCCCTGGGTGACGACGCATCCTGCGCAGGAGAGCGGCCGAACATCCTGTTCATCCTGACCGACGACCAGCGCTACGACTCGATGGGATTCATGGGACACCCGTCGTGGCTCAAGACCCCGAACCTCGACCGAATCGCCCGCGAGGGAGCACACGTCCGAAACGCCTTCGTCACGACCGCGCTCTGCTCACCGAGCCGGGCCTGCTTCATGACCGGCTGCTATGCCCACAAGCACGGCGTTGTCACGAATGAGGGCATGGACCCCGATCCCTCGTGCCCGACCTTCGCCCAGGTCCTGCAGAAGGCCGGATACGAGACGGCGTACGTCGGCAAGTGGCATCAGGCTCCGACATCGGACCCCCGCCCGGGATTCGACTACTGGCTCAGCTCCAAGGCACAGGGCGTCTATGAAGACCCCAAGCTGAACGAGAACGGCCACGAGCTCCAGGCCAAGGGGTATGTGACGGACATCCTCACCGACTACGCGGTCAAGTTCCTGGAGAGGAAGCGAGACAAGCCGTTCTGCATGGTGCTTGCCCACAAGGCGGTCCACGAGCCCTTCACCCCCGCCGAGCGGCACAAAGATGCCTTCGCCGACACCTCCATCCCCGAGCCTGCCAGCTTCAAGGATGACTTCGCCGACAAACCCGCGTGGATGCGTCGTGCCTTCACCTACGGCATGCAGCGCAGGCAGTGGGCCAACAGCGAGGGCGAGCCCATCCCCGACAAGCTCGCTCGCAAGAACTGGGACGGCAAGCGGATGCTGGACTACTACCGCGCCATCCTCGCCGTTGACGACAGCGTCGGCAGGGTGCTGGCCACCCTGGAGAAGGCCGGCCAGCTCGACAACACGGTCATCGTCTTCGCCGGCGACAATGGGTACTTCATCGGCGAGCATGGACTCGGCGACAAGCGGCTGATGTACGAAGAGTCCATCCGCATCCCGATGCTCGTGCGCTACCCGAAGCTCGTGAAGGCCGGGAGCAAGGTCGCCGGCACGGTGCTGAACATCGACCTCGCGCCGACCCTCCTCGAACTCGCGGGCGTGAAGGTCCCCGAGAGCATGCAGGGCCGCTCGATGGTCCCCGTCCTGAAGGGGAAGCCGGGCCACGACTCGTTCCTCTACGAGTACTTCCGCGAGGGCTGGGCGGCCGGACTTCCGCTCATGCTCGGGGTCCGCACCGACCAGTGGAAGTACATCTGCTATCCCGATATGAACGACATTGACGAGCTCTACGACCTGAAGAAGGATGCCATCGAGATGCATAACCTCGCTCAGGATCCTATGCGCGCCGCCAGGGTCAGGAAGATGAAGGACGAGTTGGCTCGTCTCAAGGCGGCCACCGGCTACCCTGAGGGCGTCCAGCTCGGATCGCCTCCGGTCGTCAGGGAGAAGGTCGAGCGCGTGAAGGGCAAGGTGCTGAGCTACGACTTCAGCAAGGGCGATGCGAAGGACCTCTCCGGCCAGGGGAACGATGGCACCATCCACGGCGGCAAGTTCGTGGAGGACGGCGGCAAGAAGGTCCTGCGGCTGGAGAAGGGCGACTTCATCGACGTCCCGTCCTCGCCCACGCTCGATTCGGGGCTGATCAACTGGTACGTCTCGGTCAAGGCAAAGCCCGAGTCGCCGAACGGCGTCCTATTCGTCCAAGGCGGAGAGAGCAACGGGTACGCGCTCTACCTCAAGGACAGCCACCTCATCCTGGCGATCCGCAGAGAGGGCAAGCTGTCTGAGTTCAAGTCGATCTATCCTGTCGGCATCAATGAATGGTCGCGCTTCACCGTCAACATCCTGGACAAGTACGCCGTTATCGGCGTCGATGCGAAGCCTGTCTCGACGTTCGACGAGGGCGAAGTCGGCTGGCTCACGGCGAATCCCGTCGAGGGTCTGCAGATCGGGAGGGACAACGGCTCGCTCGTAGGCAGCTACAAGGAGCCCACGCCGTTCGTCGGCCTGATCGAACGCGTCGACGTCTACGCCGGCAAGATGACCGCGGAGTAGAATCGCGAATGGCGCGAAGGGGCCCGAAGGCCGCCAAAGGGAAGGGCAAGGAACGCAGCGTGTAGACAGCGAACCCTTCGATGGAATGCGAGGGGTCTTCTTTCGTGCCCTTCGTCCCTCCTTCGCGTGCTTCGCGATTCAACGGACGCGCACACAGGCAGTAGGAGAAACTATGAGAGCGGTGATTCCAATGATGATCGCAATATCCACCATATCCGGCGCGATGGCCGCCGACATCTCCGAGCCGCCGAAGCAGTTCACCGGCATGCTCCAGAACGGCAAGCCGTTCGTCTCGACCATGTACTACGAGCGCTACTACGACTACCCGTCCGAGTACCCTCTCATGGACCGCGACCTCGAGGACATCGCCGCCCGTGGATGGACCGTCGCCTACACCGACTATACGCACCTCTCCCTCGGTGAGATGTGGGACCGCTACTTCGACTCCGCCGCCCGCCTCGGCCTCATGGTGATGCCCGATCAGTGGAACGCCAACTACCACGCCGGCGGACCGTTCGCCCAGCGCCACGAGCCGCCGATCACCGAGAAGGGCGCGCCTCCGACCAGCTTCTGCCCGGGATGCTACGCCCGGTGGGGCGATCCCGAGTGGGCCGCCGCGATGGTTGATTACCAGGCGCAGATGATCTCCCGCTACATCGACCATCCCGCCTGGCCGCGAATCCTCGGCCCCGACGGCAAGCATCACCCGCTCATGCTGGTGATCTACGAGACCGGCATGGCCGACTACAACGGCGACTGGCTGGAGTACTCCGCCGACACGAAGGCGAAGTGGATCGAGTACCAGAAGCAGCACGTCGGCAAGATCCTCGCCGAGGAGCCGCCGAAGTCGACCGACACCGACAAACAAGATGTGCTCCTGCTCTGGGGCGAGTTCCGCGCGCAGTACATCGCGGACGGCTGGGGGCAAGTCGCTCGCGGGCTCAAGGCGAAGTTTCCCGGCCTCTACGCGATGGTCGCCTTCCGCCAGCACGGGCTCCTCGAAGGCAGCAAGAGCGGGGTCAACGCGGGTGGCATCGGTCGGAGAGCGATCCGCCCCGAACTGTGGAAGGACTTCGATGTCATCGCCGACGAGCATGACGGTGACGACGGAATCGAGTTCCTTCTCGCCGACGCGGATCTGATGAAGTCGGCCTCCGTCGGGCGGATCGGCGCGTTGATCTACTACCTCGACTCCGGCTACAAGGCATGGACCGCCCGCCCGGTCGAGTTCCACCGCCCGTGGACGCAGGGCGAGATGCTCGGCAGCATGTCCGCGCGCGGGCTGCTCCCCCTCCACTATGGCTACAACGAGCGCGACGACCGCGCGGGGATCGCCGCCACCGGTCGGCGCGAGAAGGACGCCCCGCTCTGGCAGAAGAAGGCCTGCGAGGACGCCGCCGTGGGTAACAAGGTCTTCCTGGACGTCGCCCCGTACCTTTACGCCGCCAAGCCTGCGCCCGCCCGATCCGCCATCGTGATGCCCTACGAGGCGTACGTGATGCGCAATGCCGACGAGGTGCCGGTAGACCGCCGCCTGGTGCGGATCTGGCAGGTGTTCCACGATGCGGACGTGCCGGTTGAATGGGCGTTCACCAGTTCGACGAATATCGGCCCGTACAAGCTGCTCGTCGTCCCGGATGCGCCTTATTCGGACGCGTACCGGAAGACGCTCGCGGACACCGAGAAGGGTGGGGCGAAGGTGATCAAGCTGAGCCTCGACGGCGGTGAGGACTCCGGCCTCGGAGAGCTGAAGTCGGCGCTCAGGCGGATGTCGTCCGCCCTCCGCGCGTCCCGGCTGCCGGTCGAGCCGGGCCTTGAGACCGCGCTCCTCATCGGCAATGGATACGAGGTGGATGTCGCCGTCAACCACTGGGATTCCCCGGCTGCCGTTCCCGTGACGGGCGCGGGAGTTGCGTATCCGGCAGAACGCCTCAGTTCAGGGAGGTTGGTCCTCCCACCGCACAGCACCGTCTGGTTTGTCCGCGCGAAGTAGCACCGCCTACTCCCTCCCCGCAGCCGGGAGGGTGGGGGAGGGACTCATGGAGACACCCGCTACCCGGTATTCTTACCGGTAGACCTCAGCCCGTCGAGTGTGGTACACTTAACTATAGGTGCTGAGGAATCAGCAACCAACGGGAGCCCGGTGCCTCACGGGTAGTTCCGCTCGTGGAGGGTAAACACCGGATGCACAGCAGATTCGTCTTGACGGTGCTCGTCGTAGCACTGATTGCCTTGGTTATCTCCGTCGGGTTCGCCGATTGGGATACGAATAGCGACGCCTGGGTGGCGACCGATGCGCTCGGCCGAGAGCTCCCCGGCTATGCGGAGTGCGGCCCCGTGCGAGAGGGCAGGTACGTCGGCATCTTCTACTTCCTGTGGCTCGGCCAGCACGGCACCGGCGGGCCCTACGATATCACGAAGCTCCTCGCCGCCAACCCGACGGATCCCGCCTGGGGTCCGGTCGGCAAGTTCCATCACTGGGGCGAGTCCGAGCTTGGATACTACCTCTCGTACGATACCTGGGTGATTCGCAAGCACTGCCAGATGTTCGCCGATGCGGGCATCGACACGCTTATCTTCGACGTGACGAACGGCTATCCGTACACGTACAACTACATGGGGCTGCTGAGCGTCTATCAGGACATCGGCGATCACGGCGGCAAGACCCCCCAGGTATGCTTCCTGGTCAACCCGAACGACAACTCCCTGGTCCAGACAATCTACAACGATCTGTACTCCAAGAACCTCTACCCCGACCTCTGGTTCCGATGGCTCGGCAAGCCGCTGATCCTCACCAAACCGGACGGGCTTAGCACCGCGCTCCAGGACTTCTTCACGTTCCGCAAGACGTGGGCCTGGAGCGCCGGCGCGCAGGACAACTGGACGTGGCTGGATAACTACCCGCAGGTGCCGGGATGGCACACCCCCGGGGTGTCGGAGGAGATATCGGTATCCGTCGCGGGCCATCCCAAGTATTTCCGGGGGCGAAGCTTGCAGGGTGGCATCCAGCCGCCGATCGACCAATATGCCACGACCCCCACGATGGATCAGGGCCTCACCTTCGCCGAGCAGTGGACGCGCGCCCTGGAGGTCGATCCGCAGTTCGTCTTCATCACCGGCTGGAACGAGTGGGTCGCTCAGCGGTTCGTGAGCAGCACCGGGAACGATTGGTTCCTGGGGCAGCAGCTTCCGGTCGGGGGGACGTACTTCGTAGACGCCTACTCGCAGGAGTTCAGCCGCGATATCGAGCCGATGAAGGGCGGGTACGGGGACAACTACTACTAACAGATGATCTCCAACATCCGCCGCTACAAGGGCATGAAGCCATCGGACCTGCCGAGCGCGCCGAAACCGATCTCCATCGACAACGACTTCTCCGACTGGGCAGATGTCGCGCCGGAGTTCCTGGACACTACGCGGGACACGCTGGCCCGAAACAGCGCCGGATGGGGCAGCGCGGGCACCTACACCAATACCACCGGGCGAAACGACATCGCCAGGCTGAAGATGACGTACGACGCCGACAACGTCTACTTCTACGCCGAGACGGTCAGCGACCTTACGAGCATCGCGGACGCCAACTGGATGCTGCTCTTCATCGATTCCGATCGCAACGCCGCGACCGGCTGGCAGGGCTACGACTATCTGGTCAACTACCCGGTCACCTCGGCGACCTCCACCACGCTTAAGCGGAAAACCGGCGGCTGGAACTGGGCCGACGCGGGCACCATCCCGTGCCGGGAGTCCGGCAACAAGCTCGAGCTCGCGGTCCCTCGCTCGTCGGTCGGGCAGGTCGGCACGCCGGACGTCACCCTCGACTTCCACTGGGCGGACAACATCCAGAAGACGGATGACATCGTTGAGTTCGCGGTGAGCGGCGACAGCGCGCCGAACCGCCGCGCCAACTACCACTACGGCAAGGTTGCCCCCTGTCCGACGTGGGAATTCGACACCGACGGCCCGCCCCCGACCGGGACCAGTTCGCACAGCATCACCGGCCTGACGGTCGCCGGAGGATGCCTGACGGGGACCATCAGCGGGGCCGACCCGTATATCAGCCTGCCGCGATCACCGAACATCGATACCGCCGTCGGCCGCTACATCCACCTTCGCATGAAGGTCAGCGCCGGGAGCGCGGGCGAGTTCCGATGGAGGAAGGTAACCCTGCCCGGCGGGACGCTCTCCTTCCCGATAGCCGGTGACGGCTGCTTCCACGACTACATCATTGACATGTCCGCGAGCCCTGAGTGGACCGGTTACGCCAACCCGATCCGGATAGATCCGTGCGAGGTCTCGTCGGGCAGTTTCGAGATCGACTTCATCCGCGTCATGCGGGTGGTGGACCTCGGGACGATCACGGGAACGGTGGTCGATGCGGGCGGTGTCGGCATCGCCGGGGCGACTCTCTCCACGCACGTCGGCGGGCATTCGACGACGACCGGTCCGGACGGATCGTTCAGCCTGCCCAATCTCGTCTCGGGAGCCTACAACGTGACAGCGTCGAAATTCGGCTACGCCGGCCAGGTCATCGGCAACATCTGCATTGCGGCGGGCCGGATATCGGTGGTAAGCGCCGTTCTCGACCGGATTCCCGATGCCGGCTGGGCGGCAAGCGCGAGTCGGCTCGCGGACGGAGCGGCCGTCGCCCTATACGACAAGGCGCTCTACCTCAGGCAGGGGAGCATCGGTTATGTCGAGGAGCCGGACCGGTCGAGCGGCCTGCGCATACAGGGAGTAATCGAGATGCCCGCGCCGACCCTCGTGTCGCTCGTCGGGTCGCTAGGCACCGCGCCGGGAGGGGAGAGGTACATCCAACTCAGCGAGATCGTCCCGGGCGGGTCGGTCTCGATGCGTCCATTGGGCGTCAACAGCCGCGATCTGCGGAGCCGGTTGCTCGACGGCCTCTACGTGAGGGCCTGGGGTATCGTGAAGCCCGGCTCGGTGACCGACAGCTCATACATCATCGCCGACGATCCGGATGATGCCTGGATCAGAGTCATCACGCAGGGCGCGCCGACCGTCGCCGAGAACCAGTTCGTCATCGTGACCGGCGCGGCCGGATATGATGACGGCCGCCTGCTGATCGCCGAGTAGCCCGTCTTGCCTTTGAATCGCGAAGGAACGAAGGAGGAACGCGAAGGCCGCGAAAGTTGTGTATCCGGCAGTCGGACTCTCGTCCGGGAGACTGGCCGTCCCCGCGAGCGGCACGGTCTGGTTTGTCAGGTCGAAGTGATATGGTCTCTGGGGATCAGCCGATGCCCAACTCGGCCAGGACGGCTCGTTCGATCGCTTCGAAGTCCCCTTCGGGTGGAAGCTCCAGTGTGATCACGGGGAGTTCGCGCTCCCACCCGTAGTAGGTGCCCATCGAGCCGGGGCAGGGGTAGCCGATATCGCCCTTCGCCTCGAGTCCGCAGCACTCGGACATCCGCTCGGCGATCGGGGCCGCGAGCGAGCCGTTGTAGTTTACGCAGGCCAGCGGCTCATGGAGCGTGATGATGAGGCTGGGCTCGAAGCGCTCCATAACATCGAGGATCGCGCGAGTCTCAGGTTCGGACGCAGGCTCGACTCCTCCGGGCGCGTCCTCGGTCCCGACGAAGTCCTTCGTCGGGAAGTTGCGGTTGATGTCCACGCCCCTGGCGTTCCTGCGCGTCCCGGAGGTGAATCCATCCGGGTTGGCGAGCGGCATCACCACGATTCGCTCTCTCGAGGCTGCGGGATCGAGGCTCCTGAGCTGATCGATCAGCCGCGCAACCATCGCTACGCCATTCTGCTCGTCGCCGTGGACTCCCGCCATCAGCAGGATCGTGCGCTCGCCCTCGCCGAACGAGAGCACCTCGATCGGCCGTCCCTCGACAGATGTATGGATGGGTTGATCACCGGCACTGGGGTTCATGACCTATTGTTCGGTGACCAACGACCGCATTCCCTCCTTGACCGGGTGCCTGCGTGGGCTTATACTGTAGAGGCATTTCACGGTTGGAGGTTCGCTTGAACACCGCAGTCCCACCTTTTTTCCTTCTTCTCTCGCTTCTCTTCGTGTTCATTCAGACGGCTTCGGCTGCGAAGCCCGAGCTTAGGTTCGGCGCAGACGGCACGTTCAAGATCGTGACATTCTCCGACATCCAGGATGACGAGAGCCTCGACCCGCGGTCCACCGCGCTGATGGAGCGCGTCCTCGATGCCGAGAAGCCCGACATGGTAGTGATCATCGGTGACTGTATTGCCGGCTACGCGATCGACACCGTCGACCAGGTGAAGCAGGCGATCGCGAGCATCTCCGTCCCGATGGAGAAGCGCAGAATCCCCTGGGCGATCGTCTTCGGCAATCACGACATGGAGCACCAGGGCAGGACGAAGATGGACAAGTCGGCGGTGATCGAGTTCTACTCCAGCTTCCCATGCAACCTGAATGTCCGCGGACCGGAGAAGATTCATGGGGTGGGGAATGACCACCTCCTCGTGAAGAACAGCGCCGGGACTGCGCCCGCTCTTGCGCTCTGGCTGATTGACTCCGGCATGTACGCGCCGGCGAAGATCGGCGGCTACGACTGGATTCATGCCACGCAGGTCAACTGGTATTGCCGGACCTCCACGCAGCTGCAGGCGAAGTACGGGCTCAAGATTCCCGGACTCATGTTCTTCCACATACCGATCCAGGAGTTTCGGGACCTGGCTCAGTCCGGCAAGTACAAGGGCGACCGCTTTGAGCCGGAGGGCTGCTCGAAGATTCACAGCTCACTGTTCGCTTCGGTGCTGGCAAGAGGCGACGTGAAGGGGATATTCTGCGGCCACGAGCACATCAGCAATTACGTCGGCGAATGGCATGGCGTGACGCTGGGCTACGATGCTTCGGTCACGTACTCGGACTACAACCTGCCCGACAACGATCCGGCCGTCAATCGCACTCGCGGAGGCCGGGTACTTCTGATCAAGGAATCCGATCCCGGTCACTTTGCTACTTGGATGCGCTTCACCGACAACACGACGAACCAGTGAGAAGTGAATCGGCGGTCAATGCTCCTGCCACCACACAGGTGGCGTTCCGCTGACGAAGTCGTGAGTGCGGGTGATCAGTTCGATCAACTCAATCGATCGGTCCAAGTGCTGGGGGTAGTACTTGTGCGTCCACGCGATGTCTCCCGGGAGGACCATCGCGACGTAGAGGTTGTAGAGCGGCCAGAAGTCCCCCGGCGGGTCGCCGCCGAAATAGCCCCGGACCTGTCCGCGTGCAAACGGCTCACTGAGCGGAGCGCCGAAGAATGCCATCTTGTAGAAATCATCGATCGGATCGCCCCAGTCGCACCGGTTGAAGTCGATCACCCCGGCGAGCCGGCCATCGAGCAGTACCAGGTTGCCCGGATGGTAGTCGCCGTGGCGGAACACGGTCGGCCGATCGCGGAGGAGATGCATGCGTGCCTCGACGTACCGCTCCGCACGGTCCTGTCCCTGGGACGACGCTCCCATCTCTGTGACTACCTCCCGGTGGAGTCGGTACTTGCCGCTCCTGATGGTATAGTCGTCCACGCGATGAGGAGAGGGCAGAGCGCCATGAATCCCTCGCAGCGTTTCTCCCGCATCGAGTCCGACATCGTACTGCTGATCGGGCGTCAGAAGCGGGATAGCGTCCTCAGCACACGCACCGGCGATGTAGCTCTGGACGATGAAGCACGCGCCTGCATCCTCGTTCGTACCAAAGGCGATTGGGCGCGGGCATGCGATGCCCTTCTCGTGAAGACGGGCCATGAGATCGTAGTCCGAGCGCCGCTTCTGCTCCTCGGAGATGTCGCTCACACGGAGG carries:
- a CDS encoding sulfatase-like hydrolase/transferase, which translates into the protein MNPITRREFMSRGAAAAGVLAAGLSLGDDASCAGERPNILFILTDDQRYDSMGFMGHPSWLKTPNLDRIAREGAHVRNAFVTTALCSPSRACFMTGCYAHKHGVVTNEGMDPDPSCPTFAQVLQKAGYETAYVGKWHQAPTSDPRPGFDYWLSSKAQGVYEDPKLNENGHELQAKGYVTDILTDYAVKFLERKRDKPFCMVLAHKAVHEPFTPAERHKDAFADTSIPEPASFKDDFADKPAWMRRAFTYGMQRRQWANSEGEPIPDKLARKNWDGKRMLDYYRAILAVDDSVGRVLATLEKAGQLDNTVIVFAGDNGYFIGEHGLGDKRLMYEESIRIPMLVRYPKLVKAGSKVAGTVLNIDLAPTLLELAGVKVPESMQGRSMVPVLKGKPGHDSFLYEYFREGWAAGLPLMLGVRTDQWKYICYPDMNDIDELYDLKKDAIEMHNLAQDPMRAARVRKMKDELARLKAATGYPEGVQLGSPPVVREKVERVKGKVLSYDFSKGDAKDLSGQGNDGTIHGGKFVEDGGKKVLRLEKGDFIDVPSSPTLDSGLINWYVSVKAKPESPNGVLFVQGGESNGYALYLKDSHLILAIRREGKLSEFKSIYPVGINEWSRFTVNILDKYAVIGVDAKPVSTFDEGEVGWLTANPVEGLQIGRDNGSLVGSYKEPTPFVGLIERVDVYAGKMTAE
- a CDS encoding carboxypeptidase regulatory-like domain-containing protein, translating into MISNIRRYKGMKPSDLPSAPKPISIDNDFSDWADVAPEFLDTTRDTLARNSAGWGSAGTYTNTTGRNDIARLKMTYDADNVYFYAETVSDLTSIADANWMLLFIDSDRNAATGWQGYDYLVNYPVTSATSTTLKRKTGGWNWADAGTIPCRESGNKLELAVPRSSVGQVGTPDVTLDFHWADNIQKTDDIVEFAVSGDSAPNRRANYHYGKVAPCPTWEFDTDGPPPTGTSSHSITGLTVAGGCLTGTISGADPYISLPRSPNIDTAVGRYIHLRMKVSAGSAGEFRWRKVTLPGGTLSFPIAGDGCFHDYIIDMSASPEWTGYANPIRIDPCEVSSGSFEIDFIRVMRVVDLGTITGTVVDAGGVGIAGATLSTHVGGHSTTTGPDGSFSLPNLVSGAYNVTASKFGYAGQVIGNICIAAGRISVVSAVLDRIPDAGWAASASRLADGAAVALYDKALYLRQGSIGYVEEPDRSSGLRIQGVIEMPAPTLVSLVGSLGTAPGGERYIQLSEIVPGGSVSMRPLGVNSRDLRSRLLDGLYVRAWGIVKPGSVTDSSYIIADDPDDAWIRVITQGAPTVAENQFVIVTGAAGYDDGRLLIAE
- a CDS encoding DUF2817 domain-containing protein — encoded protein: MNPSAGDQPIHTSVEGRPIEVLSFGEGERTILLMAGVHGDEQNGVAMVARLIDQLRSLDPAASRERIVVMPLANPDGFTSGTRRNARGVDINRNFPTKDFVGTEDAPGGVEPASEPETRAILDVMERFEPSLIITLHEPLACVNYNGSLAAPIAERMSECCGLEAKGDIGYPCPGSMGTYYGWERELPVITLELPPEGDFEAIERAVLAELGIG
- a CDS encoding metallophosphoesterase family protein, whose amino-acid sequence is MNTAVPPFFLLLSLLFVFIQTASAAKPELRFGADGTFKIVTFSDIQDDESLDPRSTALMERVLDAEKPDMVVIIGDCIAGYAIDTVDQVKQAIASISVPMEKRRIPWAIVFGNHDMEHQGRTKMDKSAVIEFYSSFPCNLNVRGPEKIHGVGNDHLLVKNSAGTAPALALWLIDSGMYAPAKIGGYDWIHATQVNWYCRTSTQLQAKYGLKIPGLMFFHIPIQEFRDLAQSGKYKGDRFEPEGCSKIHSSLFASVLARGDVKGIFCGHEHISNYVGEWHGVTLGYDASVTYSDYNLPDNDPAVNRTRGGRVLLIKESDPGHFATWMRFTDNTTNQ
- a CDS encoding aminoglycoside phosphotransferase family protein, producing the protein MQPDARFAKILIRDLPIRHEVTKIEFLDKGYSTDRKYLLWTGDRIAYLLRVSDISEEQKRRSDYDLMARLHEKGIACPRPIAFGTNEDAGACFIVQSYIAGACAEDAIPLLTPDQQYDVGLDAGETLRGIHGALPSPHRVDDYTIRSGKYRLHREVVTEMGASSQGQDRAERYVEARMHLLRDRPTVFRHGDYHPGNLVLLDGRLAGVIDFNRCDWGDPIDDFYKMAFFGAPLSEPFARGQVRGYFGGDPPGDFWPLYNLYVAMVLPGDIAWTHKYYPQHLDRSIELIELITRTHDFVSGTPPVWWQEH